The following proteins come from a genomic window of Pseudomonas sp. J452:
- a CDS encoding non-ribosomal peptide synthetase codes for MNAQTECQPVAAQQWAPLSFAQQRLWFFSRLESGSTAYNIGGVLRFAGELDMDSLRHGLDQVYARHAALRTVFREHDGLAQQAVLPTGPMPLEIIDLEGNAEQVEALARDFIEADYDLTRGPLVRCALYRLGENSHALAVGMHHIISDAWSVRVLVEEMAEFYRARQQNRQPFMTPQPLQYSEYAIGQREWLDSEAGIQQMAFWRERLGGEQPPLSLTPDYPHNAQAARRAAYRPLQVEPALVARLSDLAKANGATLFTVLLAALQLQLARLSGQREVRIGVPVAGRAKGFERLVGFFVNTLVLKAEPRPEQSVADWLSQARAGLKQAQANQAMPFERLVEELAPSRSLGQQPLFQVAFNYRRQHPLAANWLPGIETQLAELPSSQIPFDLALDAVRDRGDELLINFAYAADLFAENSIERLIAGFLEVLDGFASAPQAALGEVALVTAPELAQLTEWNTPRQPFDASRLLPELIAEQARLRPDAVALVHGGERIAFAELEARANRLANLLVAHGVQPESRVGVSLQRGNAMIVAMLAVLKSGGAFVPLDPDYPRERLSYMVEDSGLQWRITSSDLAERLPLGEGVEPLYLDQLDLSAFAASAPVVQLHPLNLAYLIYTSGSTGQPKGVAVNHLGLSMHVQTIGQRYGMTPDDVELHFASISFDGALERWTVPLAFGSRLVIRDQELWSAEKTCQVIAAEGVTISCLPPSYAQQLLDWVESQDLKLPVRSWTLGGEAFTRETYERLQKVLQPQRIINGYGPTETVVTPLIWEAYPGDSFEAAYAPIGNPVGPRSLYVLDAELNLLPIGVAGELYIGGEVGLARGYFQRPELTAERFLPDPFGAAGERMYRTGDLVRWREDGTLDYLGRVDHQVKIRGFRIELGEIESQLLALDGVQEAAVIARETPTGKQLVGYVVAKGGADSSVLRAELAKVLPDYMVPAQIIALEKLPLTPAGKLDRAALPEPTWHSQSYEAPQTDNERILAAIWAEVLGVERVGRQDHFFELGGDSIVALQVVSRARQQGLGLTPKDLFQQQTLMQLAGVARSVAAPLADQGPVTGAAPLLPIQARLLEREGLAPCNQYLLLELAEPLPAAQLEQALQALSKHHDALRLRYSQADGQWQQVHAASEDAALLQVAELAAGEAAQAHYDALQRSLDLTNGPLLRGLYLSLPDQPDRLLLSIHHLVVDGVSWRVLLEDLQRACLQLASGLPVQLPAKTSAFKSWGERLAGWNVDAQLPYWQAQQTAGGELPLLSSETGREGSRERLELSLEAGFTRELLHAGQQAYRLRADELLLTALSRVLCAWSEQPALTVHLESHGRAPLFDDIDLSRSVGWFTSLYPVRLQPDAELAVSLKSIKEQLRAVPDLGLGFGLLARSGQLSERAPQLLFNYLGQFDEGDSALRLVEGGLWREAEAPLDAPLVINAEQRGGALHLHLDFNPQQLARTTLQGLLSRLQDELHAIHTHCQKAPRSLTPSDVPLVGLSQVELDALVGVEDIHPLSPLQQGLLFHSQLEGAGSYVSQLLLPFTGLDPVRLENAWRQVLARHGVLRSRFLLGERPLQLVQTDVALDWQSLDWRAQPDFDAALQDFCSAERERGFDLQQAPLLRLALIQRGVGDFVLVWTLHHLLLDGWSNGLLFAEVLTLYHGDRLPAPSSQFRDYIGWLDGQDAAAEQAFWREQLAPLDGATRIAGCLPCRAPGQGHARHPLPLDASTEQQIRSFAQRQGLTLNTLVQAAWALLLARLTGKRSLCFGATVAGRPTELAGSEQMLGLFINSLPVAVQLPAEQTLGDWLAALQVQNLQLREHEHSPLHDIQRWVGSAGEALFDSLLVFENYPLGDALKQAERGELRLGLPQSYEFTHYPMTLAVLPGSRLELLLAYDRAHFDAAGIVQVEALLRQALQLVCGDPAQPLGSLALVGEAEQFLLGEWNKPRQGFDARRLLPELIAEQARLRPDAIALVHGSEQIAFAELETRANRLANLLVAHGVQPDSRVGVSLERGNAMIVAMLAVLKSGGAFVPLDPDYPRERLSYMVEDSGLKWLITSSDLAERLPLGEGVEPLYLDQLDLSAFAASAPTVQQHPLNLAYLIYTSGSTGQPKGVAVNHLGLTMHVQTIGQRYGMTPDDVELHFASISFDGALERWTVPLAFGSRLVIRDQELWSAEKTCQVIADEGVTISCLPPSYAQQLLDWVESQNLKLPVRSWTLGGEAFTRETYERLQKILQPQRIINGYGPTETVVTPLIWEAFPGDSFEAAYAPIGNPVGPRSLYVLDAELNLLPIGVAGELYIGGEVGLARGYFQRPELTAERFLPDPFGQAGERMYRTGDLVRWREDGTLDYLGRVDHQVKIRGFRIELGEIESQLLALDGVQEAAVIARETPTGKQLVGYVVARDNSDANALRTELAKVLPDYMVPAQIIDLEKLPLTPAGKLDRAALPEPTWQSQSYEAPQTDNERILAAIWAEVLGVERVGRQDHFFELGGDSIVALKVVSRIRQQGLQLPLKALFEQSRLADCASALQRESADAPKLRALPRGGDLLLSHAQQRLWFLNRLDPSNGAYHMPAGLDLQGRLDRHALQAAFDQLEARHEALRTRFVEVNGEARQRILPAQGQRIDWLDLRELAATEREAEARNYAQKLLKRPFNLASEPLLRVAVLRLGDQEYRLLLIQHHIVSDGWSMQRFIGEFSAAYAAFAEGRTTQFAALPLQYADYAQWQRDWLNSSEATRQLDYWKSRLGEHQPLLELPTDHPRPAHGARQGMRWRFELSPLLTAQLRALTQREGSTLFSLLLSAWQSLLHRYSCQEDIRVGVPVAGRSLAQMDGVLGCFINTLVLRGEPSGLKPFRQLLGELASASRDALANQELPFDQLVEALQPSRSLSHHPLFQVAFNHQQVDFSALGSLPGLRVQPHDPGAAGAQFDLALDTEEGADGSLSGFVSYAAELFEARTIARLARHFVRLLEGICADPSQPIGLLPLLEEDEQTQLAAWNDTAKDYGPLVNLSQRIAEQAVRTPQAAALVFGEQVLSYAELDQRINQLANRLRSLGVQRGSLVGISLERSLELVIGLHAIVRAGGAYVPLDPEYPLERLAYLLEDSGVELLLSHSLLVERLPLPQGLQVLSLDREDCGDESAEPPQVELQADDLAYVIYTSGSTGKPKGAGNSHLALANRILWMQEAYQIGASDVVLQKTPFSFDVSVWEFFWPLITGACLAVAAPGDHRDPQKLVELIQRHRVTTLHFVPSMLQAFLLHPDVEQCASLSRIVCSGEALPAELQVRTFQRLPGAGLYNLYGPTEAAIDVSHWTCVEEGRHAVPIGRPIANLRLHILDAQLNPVPQGVPGELYIAGIGLARGYHRRPELTAERFLPDPFGPAGSRMYRTGDLVRWRADGAIDYLGRIDHQVKIRGFRVELGEIEAQLSAQPGVAEAVVVARDSQIGKQLVGYLVADPLPADEAAWLAGIKTALKAELPEHMVPSILMRLERMPLSPNGKLERRALPEPMWQARSYRAPQSELEITLASIWQEVLEVEQVGLDDNFFELGGHSLLATQAVALLRQRLGLELPLRAFFEAQDLAALAASLDGLAPAAAEEEDQDLRDMAALLDELEAL; via the coding sequence ATGAACGCGCAAACCGAGTGCCAGCCCGTTGCCGCCCAGCAATGGGCGCCGCTGTCCTTCGCCCAGCAACGGCTGTGGTTCTTCAGCCGCCTGGAAAGCGGTAGCACGGCCTACAACATCGGCGGTGTGCTGCGCTTCGCCGGCGAGCTGGACATGGACAGTCTGCGCCACGGCCTGGATCAGGTGTATGCCCGCCACGCCGCGCTGCGCACCGTGTTCCGCGAGCACGACGGCCTGGCCCAGCAGGCCGTGCTGCCGACCGGCCCGATGCCGCTGGAAATCATCGACCTCGAAGGTAACGCCGAGCAGGTCGAGGCCCTGGCGCGCGACTTCATCGAGGCCGACTACGACCTCACCCGTGGCCCGCTGGTGCGCTGCGCCCTGTACCGCCTGGGCGAGAACAGCCACGCCCTGGCCGTGGGCATGCACCACATCATCTCCGACGCCTGGTCGGTACGCGTGCTGGTGGAGGAGATGGCCGAGTTCTACCGCGCTCGCCAACAGAACCGCCAGCCGTTCATGACTCCGCAGCCGCTGCAGTACAGCGAGTACGCCATTGGCCAGCGCGAGTGGCTGGACAGTGAGGCTGGTATCCAGCAGATGGCGTTCTGGCGCGAGCGCCTGGGCGGCGAGCAACCGCCGCTGAGCCTGACACCTGACTACCCGCACAATGCCCAAGCCGCGCGCCGTGCAGCCTATCGCCCGCTGCAGGTGGAGCCGGCTCTGGTGGCGCGTCTCAGCGACCTGGCCAAGGCCAATGGCGCGACCCTGTTCACCGTACTGCTGGCGGCCCTGCAACTGCAGCTGGCGCGTCTGTCCGGCCAGCGCGAGGTGCGCATCGGCGTACCGGTGGCCGGTCGTGCCAAGGGTTTCGAGCGCCTGGTCGGTTTCTTCGTCAACACCCTGGTGCTCAAGGCCGAGCCACGTCCCGAGCAATCGGTGGCGGATTGGTTGAGCCAGGCCCGCGCAGGTCTGAAACAGGCCCAGGCCAACCAGGCAATGCCCTTCGAGCGCCTGGTCGAGGAGCTGGCGCCGAGCCGTAGCCTGGGCCAGCAGCCGCTGTTCCAGGTGGCCTTCAACTACCGTCGGCAACATCCGCTGGCGGCCAACTGGCTGCCCGGTATCGAGACCCAGCTGGCCGAGCTGCCGTCCAGCCAGATTCCCTTCGACCTGGCCCTGGATGCGGTGCGCGACCGTGGTGATGAGCTGCTGATCAACTTCGCCTATGCCGCCGACCTGTTCGCCGAGAACAGCATCGAACGGCTGATCGCCGGTTTCCTTGAAGTGCTTGACGGTTTTGCCAGTGCACCGCAGGCAGCGCTGGGTGAAGTGGCGCTGGTCACCGCACCGGAGCTGGCGCAGCTGACCGAGTGGAACACGCCGCGTCAGCCCTTCGATGCTTCGCGTCTGCTGCCCGAGCTGATCGCCGAGCAGGCGCGGCTGCGCCCCGATGCCGTTGCCCTGGTGCATGGCGGTGAACGAATTGCCTTCGCAGAGCTGGAGGCCCGCGCCAATCGCCTGGCCAATTTGCTGGTAGCCCACGGTGTGCAGCCTGAGTCGCGTGTCGGCGTCTCGCTGCAGCGCGGCAACGCGATGATCGTGGCCATGCTGGCGGTACTGAAATCCGGCGGCGCCTTTGTCCCGCTCGACCCGGATTATCCGCGCGAGCGCCTGAGCTATATGGTCGAGGACTCGGGGTTGCAGTGGCGGATCACCAGTTCCGATCTGGCCGAGCGCCTGCCGCTGGGCGAGGGCGTTGAGCCGCTGTATCTGGATCAACTGGATCTGTCTGCCTTTGCGGCCTCGGCTCCAGTCGTCCAGCTGCATCCGCTCAATCTGGCCTACCTGATCTACACCTCCGGCTCCACCGGCCAACCCAAGGGCGTGGCGGTCAACCACCTCGGCCTGAGCATGCATGTGCAGACCATCGGCCAGCGCTATGGCATGACCCCGGACGATGTCGAGCTGCACTTCGCCTCGATCAGCTTCGACGGTGCCCTGGAGCGCTGGACCGTACCGCTGGCCTTCGGCAGCCGCCTGGTGATCCGCGACCAGGAGCTGTGGAGCGCGGAGAAGACCTGCCAGGTGATCGCCGCCGAAGGCGTGACCATCTCCTGCCTGCCACCGAGCTATGCCCAGCAACTGCTGGACTGGGTCGAGTCGCAAGACCTGAAACTGCCGGTGCGCTCCTGGACCCTGGGTGGCGAAGCCTTTACCCGCGAGACCTACGAGCGCCTGCAAAAGGTGCTGCAGCCGCAACGCATCATCAACGGCTACGGCCCGACCGAGACAGTCGTCACGCCGCTGATCTGGGAAGCCTATCCGGGCGACAGTTTCGAAGCCGCCTACGCTCCTATCGGCAACCCGGTCGGTCCACGCAGCCTGTATGTGCTGGATGCTGAGCTGAACCTGCTGCCCATCGGCGTGGCTGGCGAGCTGTATATCGGTGGCGAAGTCGGCCTGGCCCGTGGCTACTTCCAGCGCCCCGAGCTGACTGCCGAACGTTTCCTGCCCGATCCGTTCGGTGCCGCCGGCGAGCGTATGTACCGCACCGGCGACCTGGTGCGCTGGCGTGAAGACGGCACCCTGGACTACCTGGGCCGGGTCGACCATCAGGTGAAGATTCGCGGTTTCCGTATCGAACTGGGCGAGATCGAGAGCCAGTTGCTGGCCCTGGATGGCGTGCAGGAAGCGGCGGTAATCGCCCGCGAGACCCCGACCGGCAAGCAGTTGGTGGGTTATGTCGTTGCCAAAGGCGGCGCCGACAGCAGTGTGCTGCGCGCCGAACTGGCCAAAGTATTGCCGGACTATATGGTCCCGGCGCAGATCATCGCGTTGGAAAAACTGCCGCTGACCCCGGCCGGCAAGCTGGACCGCGCCGCGCTGCCCGAGCCGACCTGGCACAGCCAGTCCTACGAAGCCCCGCAGACCGATAACGAACGCATCCTCGCCGCCATCTGGGCCGAAGTGCTGGGTGTCGAGCGGGTAGGGCGCCAGGACCATTTCTTCGAGCTGGGTGGCGACTCCATCGTTGCCTTGCAAGTAGTCAGTCGTGCTCGCCAACAGGGCCTGGGCCTGACGCCAAAGGACCTGTTCCAGCAGCAGACCCTTATGCAATTGGCCGGCGTAGCCCGCAGCGTCGCTGCACCGCTGGCCGATCAAGGCCCGGTAACCGGTGCCGCGCCGCTGCTGCCGATCCAGGCGCGATTGCTTGAGCGCGAAGGCCTGGCACCGTGCAACCAGTACCTGCTGCTGGAGCTGGCCGAGCCGTTGCCGGCCGCCCAGCTGGAGCAGGCCCTGCAAGCACTGAGCAAACATCACGATGCCCTGCGCCTGCGTTACAGCCAGGCCGATGGCCAGTGGCAGCAGGTCCATGCCGCCAGCGAAGACGCCGCTCTGCTGCAGGTGGCCGAACTGGCCGCCGGCGAAGCCGCTCAGGCTCATTACGACGCTCTGCAACGCAGTCTCGATCTGACCAACGGCCCGCTGTTGCGTGGCCTTTACCTGAGCCTACCGGACCAGCCGGATCGGCTGCTGCTAAGCATCCACCACCTGGTAGTGGACGGCGTGTCCTGGCGCGTGCTGCTGGAAGACTTGCAGCGCGCCTGCCTGCAGCTGGCCAGCGGCCTGCCGGTACAGCTGCCGGCCAAGACCAGCGCCTTCAAGAGCTGGGGCGAGCGCCTGGCTGGCTGGAACGTGGACGCGCAACTGCCGTACTGGCAGGCCCAGCAAACGGCTGGTGGTGAGCTGCCGCTGCTGAGCAGCGAAACCGGCCGCGAAGGCAGCCGCGAGCGCCTGGAGCTGAGCCTGGAGGCCGGCTTCACCCGCGAGCTGCTGCACGCCGGCCAGCAAGCCTACCGCCTGCGCGCCGACGAGCTGTTGCTGACCGCGCTGAGCCGTGTGCTATGTGCCTGGAGCGAGCAACCGGCGCTGACCGTGCACCTGGAAAGCCATGGCCGTGCGCCGCTGTTCGACGATATCGACCTGTCGCGCAGTGTTGGCTGGTTCACCAGCCTCTACCCCGTGCGCCTGCAGCCCGACGCCGAGCTGGCTGTCAGCCTCAAATCGATCAAGGAGCAGCTGCGCGCCGTGCCCGATCTGGGCCTGGGTTTCGGCCTGCTGGCCCGGAGTGGCCAACTGAGCGAGCGCGCACCGCAACTGCTGTTCAACTACCTGGGCCAGTTCGACGAGGGCGACAGCGCCCTGCGCCTGGTCGAAGGCGGCCTGTGGCGCGAAGCCGAAGCGCCGCTGGATGCGCCGCTGGTGATCAACGCCGAGCAGCGCGGCGGTGCCTTGCATCTGCACCTGGACTTCAACCCGCAGCAGCTGGCCCGCACGACCCTGCAAGGCCTGCTGAGCCGTCTGCAGGATGAGCTGCACGCCATCCACACCCATTGCCAGAAGGCCCCCCGCAGCCTGACCCCCAGCGACGTACCGCTGGTCGGCCTGAGCCAGGTCGAGCTGGATGCGCTGGTCGGCGTGGAAGACATCCATCCGTTGTCGCCGCTGCAGCAGGGGCTGCTGTTCCACAGCCAGCTGGAAGGTGCCGGCAGCTACGTCAGCCAGCTGCTGCTGCCGTTTACCGGCCTCGACCCTGTGCGTCTGGAAAACGCTTGGCGCCAGGTACTAGCCCGTCATGGCGTGCTTCGCAGCCGCTTCCTGCTCGGCGAACGTCCTCTGCAACTGGTACAGACCGATGTTGCGCTGGACTGGCAGAGCCTCGACTGGCGCGCGCAGCCCGACTTCGACGCCGCGCTGCAAGACTTCTGCAGCGCCGAGCGCGAACGCGGCTTCGATCTGCAACAAGCGCCGCTGCTGCGCCTGGCACTGATCCAGCGCGGCGTGGGCGACTTCGTGCTGGTCTGGACCCTGCACCACCTGCTGCTGGATGGCTGGAGCAACGGCCTGTTGTTTGCCGAAGTGCTGACCCTGTATCACGGCGACCGCCTGCCGGCGCCGAGCAGCCAATTCCGCGACTATATCGGCTGGCTCGATGGCCAGGATGCGGCTGCCGAACAGGCCTTCTGGCGTGAACAGCTAGCCCCGCTGGACGGCGCCACCCGCATCGCCGGCTGCCTGCCGTGCCGCGCACCGGGGCAGGGCCATGCCCGCCATCCGTTGCCGCTGGATGCCTCCACCGAACAACAAATTCGCAGCTTCGCCCAGCGTCAGGGCCTGACCCTCAACACCCTGGTGCAGGCCGCCTGGGCCTTGCTGCTGGCGCGTCTGACCGGCAAGCGCAGCCTGTGCTTTGGCGCCACCGTGGCTGGTCGCCCGACCGAGCTGGCTGGCAGCGAGCAGATGCTCGGCTTGTTTATCAACAGTCTTCCCGTTGCCGTGCAGTTGCCGGCCGAGCAGACATTGGGCGACTGGTTGGCCGCGCTGCAGGTGCAGAACCTGCAGCTGCGCGAGCACGAACACAGCCCGCTGCACGATATCCAGCGTTGGGTTGGCAGTGCCGGCGAGGCACTGTTCGACAGCCTGCTGGTATTCGAGAACTACCCTCTGGGCGACGCCCTCAAGCAGGCCGAGCGCGGCGAGCTTCGCTTAGGGCTGCCGCAAAGCTATGAGTTCACCCATTACCCGATGACCCTGGCCGTGCTGCCGGGCAGCCGCCTGGAACTGCTGCTGGCCTACGACCGCGCACACTTCGATGCCGCCGGCATCGTCCAGGTCGAGGCGCTGCTGCGCCAGGCCCTGCAACTGGTGTGCGGTGACCCGGCCCAGCCGCTGGGCAGCCTGGCACTGGTTGGCGAGGCCGAGCAGTTCCTGCTGGGCGAGTGGAATAAACCACGGCAGGGCTTTGATGCCCGCCGTTTGCTGCCCGAGCTGATCGCCGAGCAGGCGCGCCTGCGTCCGGATGCCATCGCCCTGGTGCATGGCAGCGAGCAGATTGCCTTCGCCGAGCTGGAAACCCGTGCCAACCGTCTGGCCAATCTGCTGGTTGCTCACGGCGTACAGCCAGATTCACGCGTCGGCGTATCCCTTGAACGTGGCAACGCGATGATCGTAGCCATGCTGGCAGTGCTGAAGTCGGGTGGCGCATTTGTGCCGCTCGATCCGGATTACCCGCGCGAGCGCCTGAGCTACATGGTCGAGGACTCTGGGCTGAAGTGGCTGATCACCTCAAGCGATCTGGCCGAGCGCCTGCCGCTGGGCGAGGGCGTCGAGCCGCTGTATCTGGATCAGCTCGATCTGTCCGCTTTCGCTGCATCGGCGCCGACTGTTCAGCAGCATCCGCTCAATCTGGCCTACCTGATCTACACCTCCGGCTCCACCGGCCAACCCAAGGGTGTGGCGGTCAACCACCTTGGCCTGACCATGCATGTGCAGACCATCGGCCAGCGCTACGGCATGACCCCGGACGATGTGGAACTGCACTTCGCCTCGATCAGTTTCGACGGCGCCCTGGAGCGCTGGACCGTGCCGTTGGCCTTTGGCAGCCGCCTGGTGATTCGCGACCAGGAACTGTGGAGCGCCGAGAAAACCTGCCAGGTGATCGCCGATGAAGGCGTGACCATCTCCTGCCTGCCGCCCAGCTATGCCCAGCAACTGCTGGACTGGGTCGAGTCGCAAAACCTCAAGTTGCCGGTCAGGTCGTGGACCCTGGGTGGCGAAGCCTTTACCCGCGAAACCTACGAGCGCCTGCAAAAAATCCTGCAGCCGCAGCGCATCATCAACGGCTACGGCCCGACTGAAACTGTCGTTACGCCGCTGATCTGGGAAGCTTTCCCCGGTGACAGTTTCGAGGCGGCCTATGCGCCCATCGGCAACCCGGTCGGCCCACGCAGCCTGTATGTGCTGGATGCTGAGCTGAACCTGCTGCCCATCGGCGTGGCTGGCGAGCTGTATATCGGTGGCGAAGTCGGCCTGGCCCGCGGCTACTTCCAGCGCCCCGAGCTGACTGCCGAACGCTTCCTGCCTGATCCATTCGGCCAAGCTGGCGAGCGCATGTACCGCACCGGCGACCTGGTGCGCTGGCGCGAGGACGGCACCCTGGACTACCTGGGCCGCGTTGACCACCAGGTGAAGATTCGCGGTTTCCGTATCGAGTTGGGCGAGATCGAGAGCCAGTTGCTGGCCCTGGATGGCGTGCAGGAAGCGGCAGTCATCGCCCGTGAAACACCGACCGGCAAGCAGCTGGTGGGTTATGTGGTGGCTCGCGACAACAGCGACGCCAATGCCCTGCGCACCGAGCTGGCCAAGGTGCTGCCGGACTATATGGTCCCGGCGCAGATCATCGACCTGGAAAAACTGCCGCTGACTCCGGCCGGCAAGCTGGACCGCGCCGCGCTGCCCGAACCGACCTGGCAGAGCCAGTCCTACGAGGCACCGCAGACCGACAACGAACGCATCCTCGCCGCCATCTGGGCCGAAGTGCTGGGTGTCGAGCGGGTAGGGCGCCAGGATCACTTCTTCGAGCTGGGTGGCGACTCCATCGTCGCGCTCAAGGTGGTCAGCCGCATTCGCCAACAGGGCCTGCAGCTGCCGCTCAAGGCGCTGTTCGAGCAGAGCCGCCTGGCCGATTGCGCCAGCGCCCTGCAGCGTGAAAGTGCCGACGCGCCAAAGCTACGCGCATTGCCGCGTGGCGGCGATCTGCTGCTGTCGCATGCCCAGCAGCGTTTGTGGTTCCTCAACCGTCTCGACCCGAGCAACGGCGCCTACCATATGCCCGCCGGCCTCGACCTGCAGGGGCGTCTGGATCGTCACGCGCTACAGGCCGCCTTCGACCAGCTGGAGGCGCGCCACGAGGCGCTGCGCACCCGTTTCGTCGAGGTCAACGGCGAGGCGCGCCAGCGCATCCTGCCGGCCCAGGGCCAGCGCATCGACTGGCTCGACCTGCGCGAGCTGGCCGCCACCGAGCGCGAAGCCGAGGCCCGCAATTACGCACAGAAACTGCTCAAGCGACCGTTCAACCTGGCCAGCGAACCGCTGCTGCGGGTTGCCGTGCTGCGCCTGGGCGACCAGGAATACCGCCTGCTGCTGATCCAGCACCATATCGTCTCGGACGGCTGGTCGATGCAGCGTTTTATCGGTGAGTTCTCCGCTGCCTATGCGGCGTTTGCCGAGGGCCGCACCACGCAGTTCGCCGCCTTACCACTGCAATACGCCGACTATGCCCAGTGGCAGCGCGACTGGCTGAACTCCAGCGAGGCCACGCGCCAGCTGGATTACTGGAAGTCGCGCCTGGGCGAGCACCAGCCGCTGCTGGAACTGCCCACCGACCACCCGCGCCCTGCCCATGGCGCGCGCCAGGGCATGCGCTGGCGCTTCGAGCTGTCGCCGCTGCTTACTGCACAACTGCGCGCCCTGACCCAGCGCGAGGGCAGCACCCTGTTCAGCCTGCTGTTGAGCGCCTGGCAGAGCCTGCTGCACCGCTACAGCTGCCAGGAGGACATCCGCGTCGGCGTACCGGTGGCCGGCCGCAGCCTGGCGCAGATGGACGGCGTGCTCGGTTGCTTCATCAACACCCTGGTGCTGCGCGGCGAGCCGAGCGGGCTCAAGCCGTTCCGCCAGCTTCTCGGTGAACTGGCCTCGGCCAGTCGCGACGCCCTGGCTAATCAGGAGCTGCCGTTCGACCAGTTGGTGGAAGCGCTGCAACCAAGCCGCAGCCTTAGCCATCACCCGCTGTTCCAGGTGGCGTTCAACCATCAGCAGGTGGACTTCAGCGCCCTCGGCAGCCTGCCGGGCCTGCGCGTGCAACCGCATGACCCCGGCGCTGCCGGCGCGCAGTTCGACCTGGCGCTGGATACCGAGGAGGGCGCCGATGGCAGCCTCAGCGGCTTCGTCAGCTACGCCGCCGAGCTGTTCGAGGCGCGCACTATCGCGCGTCTGGCGCGGCACTTCGTGCGCCTGCTGGAAGGCATCTGCGCCGACCCGAGTCAGCCCATCGGCCTGCTGCCGTTGCTGGAGGAAGACGAACAGACCCAGCTCGCCGCCTGGAACGACACCGCCAAGGACTACGGCCCGCTGGTCAATCTCAGCCAGCGCATCGCCGAGCAGGCGGTGCGCACGCCGCAGGCAGCGGCCCTGGTGTTTGGCGAACAGGTACTCAGCTACGCCGAGCTCGACCAACGCATCAACCAGCTGGCCAACCGTCTGCGCAGCCTCGGCGTGCAGCGTGGCAGCCTGGTCGGCATCAGCCTGGAGCGCTCGCTGGAACTGGTGATCGGCCTGCATGCCATCGTCCGCGCCGGTGGTGCTTACGTGCCGCTCGACCCGGAGTACCCGCTGGAGCGCCTGGCCTATCTGCTGGAGGATTCTGGCGTCGAGCTGCTGCTGTCGCACAGTCTGCTGGTCGAGCGCCTGCCACTGCCGCAGGGTCTGCAGGTGCTGAGCTTGGATCGCGAGGACTGCGGCGACGAGAGCGCGGAACCGCCGCAGGTCGAGCTGCAGGCCGACGATCTGGCCTATGTCATCTACACCTCCGGCTCCACCGGCAAGCCAAAGGGCGCCGGCAACAGCCACCTGGCTCTGGCCAACCGCATTCTTTGGATGCAAGAGGCCTATCAGATAGGCGCTAGTGATGTGGTGCTGCAGAAGACGCCGTTCAGCTTCGACGTCTCGGTATGGGAGTTCTTCTGGCCGCTGATCACCGGCGCCTGCCTGGCCGTGGCCGCGCCGGGCGATCACCGCGACCCGCAGAAGCTGGTCGAGCTGATCCAGCGCCACCGCGTCACCACGCTGCACTTCGTGCCGTCCATGCTGCAGGCCTTCCTCCTGCACCCGGACGTGGAGCAGTGCGCCAGCCTGTCGCGCATCGTCTGCAGCGGCGAGGCGCTGCCGGCCGAGCTGCAGGTGCGCACCTTCCAGCGCCTGCCGGGTGCCGGCCTGTACAACCTGTACGGACCGACCGAGGCGGCCATCGACGTCAGCCACTGGACCTGCGTGGAGGAGGGCCGGCATGCCGTGCCGATCGGCCGACCGATCGCCAACCTGCGCCTGCATATCCTCGACGCCCAGCTCAACCCGGTGCCGCAGGGCGTGCCCGGCGAGCTGTATATCGCCGGCATCGGCCTGGCGCGCGGCTACCACCGTCGGCCCGAGCTGACCGCCGAGCGCTTCCTGCCCGATCCGTTTGGCCCGGCCGGTTCGCGCATGTACCGCACCGGCGACCTGGTGCGCTGGCGCGCCGATGGCGCCATCGATTACCTGGGGCGTATCGACCATCAGGTGAAGATTCGTGGCTTCCGCGTCGAACTGGGCGAGATCGAGGCCCAGCTCAGTGCGCAGCCGGGCGTCGCCGAAGCGGTGGTGGTGGCCCGCGACAGTCAGATCGGCAAGCAGTTGGTCGGCTATCTGGTGGCCGATCCGCTGCCGGCCGACGAGGCCGCCTGGCTGGCCGGGATCAAGACCGCGCTGAAGGCCGAGCTGCCCGAGCACATGGTGCCGTCGATCCTGATGCGCCTGGAACGCATGCCGCTGTCGCCCAACGGCAAGCTGGAGCGCCGCGCGTTGCCCGAGCCGATGTGGCAGGCGCGCAGCTACCGCGCGCCGCAGTCCGAGCTGGAAATCACCCTGGCGAGCATCTGGCAGGAAGTGCTGGAGGTGGAGCAGGTCGGCCTCGACGACAACTTCTTCGAGCTCGGCGGCCACTCGCTGCTGGCTACCCAGGCCGTGGCGCTGCTACGTCAACGCCTGGGCCTGGAGCTGCCGCTGCGCGCCTTCTTCGAGGCGCAAGACCTGGCCGCCCTGGCCGCATCCCTCGACGGCCTGGCCCCGGCCGCCGCCGAGGAAGAAGACCAAGACCTGCGCGACATGGCTGCGCTGCTCGACGAACTGGAGGCCCTGTGA